In Thermodesulfobacteriota bacterium, the sequence TAGAAATGACTTCAGGACTTATGCAGGGAGCGGATAGAGACCTTGTAAGAGTTCTTCAGAAAAGTTCTGAGAAGATTTTTGAGACTATAATGATGAGCACTAAAGTTACTGAAATGAAAGAAACTAATGACGGCATTTCAGTAAGTTTTGAAGGCGACGATATTGAGAAAGATGAGATAGTCTACGATAAAGTTCTTGTATCTGTCGGAAGAAAACCTAACATTGAGAACCTTGGATTAGAAAACACAAATGTGGATATAGATGAAAAAGGTTTTATAAAGATTGACGAGCAAAGAAGAACATCTGAGAACCACATATTTGCGATTGGAGACGTCGCAGGGGAGCCGATGCTGGCACATAAGGCAACACATGAAGGTAGGGTCGTAGCTGAGGTGCTGGCAGGCAAGAATGCAACCTTTGACCCTGCTGCTATACCTGCAGTTGTTTTTACTGATCCAGAGATCGCTTGGTGTGGGCTAACAGAAACCCAGGCCAAAGAAAATAAAATGAATGTTAAAGTTGCCCGCTTCCCATGGGGAGCATCAGGAAGGGCTACAACCCTTGATCGAAATGATGGCGTTACAAAACTCATCATTGATCCTGACACGGACAGAGTATTAGGCATGGGTATTGTTGGCCCAGGAGCCGGAGAGCTTATAGCAGAAGGAGTCTTAGCAATTGAGATGGGAGCCCTAGCATCAGATTTAGAGCTCACAATTCATGCCCATCCAACTCTCTCAGAGACTGTTATGGA encodes:
- the lpdA gene encoding dihydrolipoyl dehydrogenase; this encodes MSEAEKTQIAIIGAGPGGYPAAFLASDLGLEVTLIDPEDNPGGVCLYRGCIPSKALLHSAKVISEADHLKNLGIKFNKPKIDLDKLRDWKNEVVQKLVGGLGILSRQRKINYIQGRASFIDSNDLIIEKVDGTSEELTFDYAVVATGSRPAQVPSFPNDSENLLDSTSGLDLPDIPKTMLVVGGGYIGLELGTVYAALGTKVSVVEMTSGLMQGADRDLVRVLQKSSEKIFETIMMSTKVTEMKETNDGISVSFEGDDIEKDEIVYDKVLVSVGRKPNIENLGLENTNVDIDEKGFIKIDEQRRTSENHIFAIGDVAGEPMLAHKATHEGRVVAEVLAGKNATFDPAAIPAVVFTDPEIAWCGLTETQAKENKMNVKVARFPWGASGRATTLDRNDGVTKLIIDPDTDRVLGMGIVGPGAGELIAEGVLAIEMGALASDLELTIHAHPTLSETVM